A genomic segment from Bacillota bacterium encodes:
- a CDS encoding DNA glycosylase, which produces MSRAPGEARVAPADPFGQPINFELTLDGGQTFRWWRREPGVFEGLAGPFPVRLIVDPALPPGALRVSGERPGESPSPLHAALVKLLDLPRDYATLQGRLVARDPAIAPAVEATRGLRIARVPPWEALLSFILSSHTHIPRIKRMLARLCDELGGAGPGGLPAPEALAAAGERELRRLGLGYRAAYVARTAQMLAADPGYLDAGQALATPDLIAHLMRLPGVGEKVANCVALFGYGRWDAFPIDRWARRAVEQFYFGGERVGAARLRT; this is translated from the coding sequence GTGAGCAGGGCGCCTGGCGAGGCGCGCGTCGCGCCGGCCGACCCGTTCGGGCAGCCCATCAACTTCGAACTGACCCTCGACGGAGGCCAGACCTTCCGGTGGTGGAGGCGCGAGCCGGGCGTGTTCGAGGGCCTGGCGGGGCCGTTCCCGGTGCGGCTGATCGTCGATCCGGCCCTGCCGCCGGGGGCTCTGCGGGTAAGCGGCGAACGGCCGGGTGAGAGCCCGTCACCCCTCCATGCGGCCCTTGTCAAGCTGCTTGACCTGCCCCGGGACTACGCCACCCTCCAGGGCCGGCTCGTTGCGCGCGATCCGGCCATCGCCCCCGCCGTCGAGGCGACCCGCGGGCTTCGCATCGCGAGGGTGCCGCCGTGGGAGGCCCTGCTCTCGTTCATCCTCTCGAGCCACACTCATATCCCGCGGATCAAGCGGATGCTCGCGCGCCTTTGCGACGAGCTGGGCGGCGCCGGCCCCGGCGGCCTTCCGGCGCCGGAAGCTCTCGCCGCCGCCGGAGAGCGCGAGCTTCGCCGCCTCGGGCTCGGGTACCGGGCCGCGTACGTCGCCCGAACCGCGCAGATGCTGGCCGCCGACCCGGGATACCTCGATGCGGGGCAAGCTCTTGCCACGCCGGACCTCATCGCCCACCTGATGCGCCTGCCCGGCGTCGGGGAGAAGGTGGCCAACTGCGTCGCCCTGTTCGGGTATGGCCGGTGGGACGCGTTTCCCATTGACCGGTGGGCCAGAAGGGCCGTGGAGCAGTTTTACTTCGGCGGAGAGCGGGTGGGTGCGGCGCGCCTGCGGACCT